A single genomic interval of Elusimicrobiaceae bacterium harbors:
- a CDS encoding efflux RND transporter periplasmic adaptor subunit, with product MKKQIRIATIFVMCTVLCALVACKKQAAPAQDAATPVTAVQVLKTDLPWNIEYPAQIAGSLEIQVRAQVGGILKARLFDEGAYVKQGTQLFQIDPKEYEVALQRAEGALAQAQSEENRTKRDYERMKVLRADNAISRKDFDDSLSAYEAAQAAVKVAKAGVNEAKINLEYTKVLAPISGITGKEAQSVGSLVSPAGNGLLTTMVQIHPLWANFSMPSSQFYKLASGYLAGTITLDEKGETPLYVEAITSDGRVYPEKGKIIFFDSTENVKTASLAIKAEFPNPKNQRMLMPGQFVRVRLIGATYKDAVLIPSSAVLSTPTGNLVYVIDENNILKAQPITAQMQDDLYIVSEGLKGGETIVSAGLIKMRPEMKVAPKVQEFTLPTVVETVVPSTATAVDVNSFDKALGKAVEGDEQDVEESSASQTVAVK from the coding sequence ATGAAAAAACAAATTCGTATCGCTACTATATTTGTGATGTGCACCGTTTTGTGCGCATTAGTGGCTTGTAAAAAACAAGCTGCTCCGGCACAAGATGCCGCCACACCTGTGACGGCCGTCCAAGTTTTAAAGACGGATCTGCCTTGGAATATTGAATATCCGGCCCAAATTGCCGGCTCTTTGGAAATCCAAGTGCGTGCTCAGGTGGGAGGTATTTTAAAGGCTCGCTTATTTGATGAAGGCGCTTATGTAAAACAAGGTACTCAACTTTTTCAAATTGATCCGAAAGAATATGAAGTGGCTTTGCAAAGAGCCGAAGGGGCATTGGCCCAAGCACAAAGCGAAGAAAATCGCACCAAGCGCGATTACGAACGCATGAAAGTTTTACGCGCTGACAATGCCATCAGCCGCAAAGACTTTGACGACTCTTTATCTGCTTATGAAGCGGCTCAAGCGGCTGTAAAAGTGGCTAAGGCCGGTGTGAATGAAGCCAAAATTAATTTGGAATATACCAAAGTGTTGGCTCCTATTTCCGGTATTACGGGTAAAGAGGCCCAATCTGTAGGAAGTTTGGTCTCTCCTGCCGGTAATGGTTTATTGACTACAATGGTGCAAATTCACCCCTTATGGGCCAATTTCTCTATGCCCAGCTCTCAATTTTATAAACTAGCCAGCGGATATTTGGCCGGTACGATTACATTAGATGAAAAAGGAGAAACCCCTTTATATGTAGAGGCTATTACATCTGACGGTCGTGTTTATCCGGAAAAAGGAAAAATTATTTTCTTTGACAGTACCGAAAACGTCAAAACCGCCTCTTTGGCTATCAAGGCAGAATTTCCTAACCCCAAAAATCAACGCATGTTAATGCCCGGTCAATTTGTACGTGTGCGCTTGATTGGTGCTACGTATAAAGATGCCGTACTGATTCCCTCCTCTGCTGTGCTTAGCACTCCTACCGGTAATTTGGTGTATGTGATAGATGAAAACAATATATTAAAGGCACAACCCATTACGGCTCAAATGCAAGATGATTTATATATTGTCAGCGAAGGTCTGAAAGGGGGAGAAACCATTGTTTCTGCCGGTCTTATCAAAATGCGTCCTGAAATGAAAGTGGCTCCCAAAGTGCAAGAATTTACTTTGCCGACCGTAGTCGAAACGGTGGTTCCCAGTACGGCAACGGCTGTTGATGTGAACTCTTTTGACAAAGCATTGGGTAAAGCGGTGGAAGGTGATGAACAAGATGTGGAAGAATCTTCTGCCTCCCAAACCGTTGCGGTAAAATAA
- a CDS encoding multidrug efflux RND transporter permease subunit produces MFSKFFINRPIFSTVISLLILLAGIVSITMLPIEQYPDLTPPSIQVSAQYPGASPEVIADTVAAPLEQQINGVEDMLYMNSTSSANGDMNLLVYFKVGTDPDQAMINVNNRVQSATSTLPEDVRRYGVTVDKKSSAILQLITMYSPSGVYDTTYIGNYALINVVDDLKRIEGVGDAQVMTANDYAIRIWLKPDMMSQLGLSVSDVMAAVQAQNAQRAAGKIGQPPLKTMVDRMYTMVAPGRLKTAEEFEEIILRANPDGTSLRLKDVARVELGSQTYEFTGFFNEQPAVPIGVYLSPGANAVATADAVKKRMDELAANFPGGIEYKVAYDTTLFVNASVEEVIHTLIEAMVLVFLVVYLFLHDWRATLIPCLAVPVSIVGAFAGMLLLGFSINTLTLFGLVLAIGIVVDDAIVVIENVERIMHDEHLPVKEATIKAMDEVTGPVVAIVLVLCSVFVPVAFMGGFTGVMYQQFAITIAVSVVISGLVALTLTPALCALLLKDMKHKTSGFFFRFDQWFDKVTEKYTGWAGFFLRRIPVALLCVLLFWGATFGLFKIVPGSLLPDEDQGMLMMATMLDPASSLPQAENIAQQVQKIIKEQPAVSDEMTFAGFDMLSSTQKTSSVASFISLKPWKERKTEALSSFGTLAAIAKAAAAAIPGAIVMPFNPPPIMGMSTTGGLEGYIQNRAGADSQTLSSKVNEFVAAAQKRKEFSSVSTTFSAATPQYDLKVDEIKAISMNVSLAELYGTIAGTFGTAYVNDFTKFSRSFKVMMQAEGDYRARPEQLGEIFVRSNDGNMIPLASFVTLTPILGPETVERFNAFPAAKVMASPAGGYSTGQAIAALQEVAKEVLGEEYTLAWTGTTYQETISGSSSTTALLLGMLVVFLILAAQYEKWGLPFAVLLAVPFGIFGALLGTYCRGLDNDIYFQIALVALVGLAAKNAILIVEFAVMIKEQGGSAFDAALQAIKLRFRPIVMTSLAFILGCVPLAISSGAGAASRHSIGTAVVFGMLAATIIAPMFVPMFFYLISGGLKEKKNQNPQGEKEEVSHEI; encoded by the coding sequence ATGTTTTCCAAATTTTTTATTAACCGCCCTATCTTTTCAACAGTTATTTCTTTGCTGATTTTGCTGGCGGGTATTGTCTCTATCACCATGCTTCCTATAGAGCAATATCCGGATTTGACACCGCCCTCCATTCAGGTTTCGGCTCAATATCCCGGTGCCAGCCCCGAAGTAATTGCCGATACGGTGGCTGCTCCGTTGGAACAACAAATCAACGGGGTGGAAGACATGTTGTACATGAACTCTACGTCTTCTGCCAATGGGGATATGAATTTGTTGGTGTACTTTAAAGTAGGTACAGACCCTGATCAAGCCATGATTAACGTCAATAACCGCGTACAATCGGCCACTTCCACTTTGCCGGAAGACGTGCGCCGCTACGGGGTGACGGTGGACAAAAAATCTTCTGCTATTTTACAGTTAATCACCATGTACTCACCTTCCGGAGTGTACGATACTACGTATATCGGCAACTATGCTTTGATTAACGTAGTAGATGATTTGAAGCGTATTGAAGGGGTGGGTGATGCTCAAGTCATGACGGCCAATGACTATGCTATTCGTATTTGGCTCAAACCGGATATGATGAGCCAATTGGGCTTGTCTGTATCTGATGTAATGGCGGCAGTGCAAGCGCAAAATGCACAACGCGCGGCAGGCAAAATAGGTCAACCTCCGTTAAAAACGATGGTGGACCGCATGTACACTATGGTTGCTCCGGGACGTTTAAAAACAGCCGAAGAATTTGAAGAAATTATTTTGCGTGCCAATCCGGACGGTACTTCCTTGCGCTTAAAAGATGTGGCTCGGGTAGAACTCGGCAGCCAGACGTATGAATTTACGGGTTTTTTCAACGAACAACCGGCAGTACCTATCGGGGTTTATCTTTCTCCGGGTGCAAATGCTGTAGCCACTGCTGATGCTGTTAAAAAACGCATGGACGAATTGGCTGCCAATTTCCCCGGTGGTATTGAGTATAAAGTTGCTTATGATACCACGTTGTTTGTAAATGCCTCTGTGGAAGAAGTAATTCATACCTTAATTGAAGCAATGGTGCTCGTGTTTTTGGTGGTTTATTTATTCTTGCACGATTGGCGCGCTACGTTGATTCCGTGTTTAGCAGTACCCGTATCCATTGTGGGTGCTTTTGCCGGAATGTTGCTTTTGGGTTTTTCTATCAACACTTTGACACTGTTCGGGTTGGTGTTGGCCATCGGTATTGTGGTAGATGATGCTATTGTGGTAATTGAAAACGTAGAACGTATCATGCATGATGAACATCTGCCCGTTAAAGAAGCTACCATTAAAGCAATGGACGAAGTGACCGGACCGGTTGTAGCCATTGTGCTGGTGTTATGTTCTGTATTTGTGCCGGTGGCTTTTATGGGCGGATTTACCGGTGTTATGTATCAGCAGTTTGCTATTACGATTGCTGTTTCCGTAGTCATTTCCGGCTTGGTGGCTTTAACGTTGACACCTGCTTTGTGTGCTTTGCTCTTAAAAGACATGAAACACAAAACCAGTGGGTTTTTCTTCCGTTTCGATCAATGGTTTGACAAAGTGACGGAAAAATATACCGGTTGGGCAGGCTTTTTCTTGCGCCGTATCCCGGTGGCACTGCTTTGTGTGCTTCTTTTCTGGGGTGCTACGTTTGGATTGTTTAAAATTGTACCGGGCAGTTTGTTGCCGGATGAAGATCAAGGTATGCTTATGATGGCTACCATGCTAGACCCTGCTTCTTCTCTGCCGCAAGCGGAAAATATTGCCCAACAAGTGCAAAAAATTATCAAAGAGCAACCGGCCGTATCTGACGAAATGACCTTTGCCGGCTTTGATATGCTCAGCAGTACGCAAAAGACGAGTTCTGTGGCTTCTTTTATTTCTTTGAAACCTTGGAAAGAACGCAAAACGGAGGCTTTGTCTTCCTTTGGCACGTTAGCAGCTATTGCCAAAGCCGCCGCTGCCGCTATTCCGGGTGCGATTGTGATGCCATTTAATCCTCCTCCGATTATGGGTATGAGTACAACGGGTGGATTGGAAGGATACATACAAAATCGTGCCGGTGCCGATAGCCAAACATTATCCTCTAAGGTAAACGAATTTGTGGCCGCTGCTCAGAAACGTAAAGAGTTTTCCAGTGTTAGCACTACATTCTCGGCGGCCACCCCGCAATATGACTTGAAAGTGGACGAAATCAAAGCCATATCGATGAATGTTTCTTTGGCGGAACTTTATGGTACGATAGCCGGCACTTTTGGTACGGCTTACGTGAACGACTTTACCAAATTCAGCCGAAGTTTTAAAGTGATGATGCAGGCGGAAGGAGACTACCGCGCAAGACCGGAGCAATTAGGGGAAATTTTTGTCCGTTCCAATGACGGAAACATGATTCCCTTAGCTTCTTTTGTGACATTAACACCTATTTTGGGGCCCGAAACGGTGGAACGTTTTAATGCGTTCCCTGCCGCTAAAGTAATGGCTTCTCCGGCTGGCGGATATAGTACGGGTCAAGCCATTGCCGCTTTGCAAGAAGTGGCTAAAGAAGTGTTGGGTGAAGAATATACTTTAGCGTGGACCGGTACTACTTATCAAGAAACCATTAGCGGCAGTTCTTCTACAACGGCATTGCTTTTGGGTATGTTAGTGGTATTTTTAATCTTAGCGGCCCAATACGAAAAATGGGGCCTTCCTTTTGCGGTGTTGTTGGCAGTTCCATTTGGTATATTCGGGGCCTTGTTAGGCACGTATTGTCGCGGTTTGGATAATGATATTTATTTCCAAATTGCCTTAGTGGCTTTGGTTGGTTTGGCGGCCAAAAACGCCATTTTAATTGTAGAGTTTGCCGTAATGATTAAAGAACAAGGGGGCAGTGCATTTGACGCGGCTTTGCAGGCTATTAAACTGCGTTTTCGTCCGATTGTTATGACCTCTTTGGCCTTTATTTTGGGTTGTGTGCCATTGGCTATCAGTTCCGGTGCCGGTGCCGCCAGCCGTCACTCTATCGGTACGGCAGTGGTGTTTGGTATGTTGGCCGCCACTATTATTGCTCCGATGTTTGTGCCGATGTTCTTTTATCTGATTTCCGGCGGGCTGAAAGAAAAGAAAAATCAGAATCCTCAAGGGGAAAAAGAGGAGGTAAGCCATGAAATTTAA